In Oxalobacteraceae bacterium OTU3CINTB1, the sequence TGGTGTCGTAGCCGTCCATCTCCGGCATCATGATGTCCATCAGGACGATCTCGATGGTCGGATCCTTTTCCAGCACCTCGATGCCATCGCGGCCATTTTCGGCGAACGACACTTGCATCTGCTGGCGCTCGAGCAGCGACGACAGCGCGAAGATGTTGCGCAGGTCATCGTCGACGATCAGCACCTTGCGCCCGGCCAGGCCGCCATCGGCCGCGTGGATTTCCTCGAGCATGCGGCGTTGCGCCTCCGGCAGGCTGGCCTGGGAGCGGTGCAGGAACAGCGCCGTCTCGTCGAGCAGGCGTTCCGGCGAGCGCGCATCCTTGATGACGATGGTCTTGGCGTAGCGTTTTAGCTTGGCCACTTCCTTGCGGTTCAAGTCTTTGGCGGTGTTGATGACGATCGGCAGGTCGCGCAGCGATTCGTCCTTGCCGATGATGTCGAGCAGGTCGAAGCCTGAGATGTCCGGCAAGGTCAGGTCGAGCACCATGCAGTCGAAGCGCTGTTCGCGCAGCGCTTCCAGCGCGGCCTTGCCGGTGTCGACGGCGACGATGTGCAGGTCGGCGTCGCCGATCAGCGCGACGATGGAATCGCGCTGCGCCGGTTCGTCGTCGACCACCAGCAGGCTGCGTTTTCCGCCCAACAGGAATTTCTGTATCCGCGCGAATTCCTCCTGCAGCGCCGCCTTGCTGACCGGCTTGTTCAGGTAGGAGATCGCGCCCAGGCGCAGCGCGCGTTCGCGTTCGCGCAGGCTGGACATCACGTGCACCGGGATGTGGCGCGTGCTCGGGTCGCGTTTGAGGCGGTCGAGCACCGTGAAGCCGTCGATGTCCGGCAGGTCGAGGTCGAGCAGGATCGCCGACGGCAGGTAATCGCGCGCCAGGCTCAGGGCGGAATCGCCCTGCATGGTGACGACGCCTTTGAAGTTCTTCTCGCGCGCGAAGCCCAGCACGATCTTGGCGAAGCGTTCGTCGTCCTCGATGATCAGCACCGACGGATCGCCCGGCGCCACCAGGCCGCGGTCGTCGCTGGTGCTGTACTCGCTGATATCGGCATCGAGCTCGCCGGCGGCGGCGGCGCTGTCATGTTCCGGCATCGACAATTCGCTGTAGTGCGGCGCGGAGTAGACGATGTGCGGCGCCGGCGCGGCAGGCATCGGCAGGCGCACCTGCGGCTGGCGGCCCATGTCATAGTTGATGAAGCCCGCGCGGTTGTAAGGCAGGAACAGCGTGAACGTGGAGCCGTTGCCGACCACCGATTCGACGCGGATTTCACCGCCCAGGAGTCGCGCCAGTTCGCGCGAGATCGACAGACCCAGGCCGGTGCCGCCGTATTTGCGGGCGGTCGAGCCGTCGGCCTGCTGGAACGCTTCGAAAATCAACTGCAGTTTGTCGGACGCGATACCGACGCCGGTGTCGCTGACGGCAAAGGACAATACCGCGTCGGCGTGGATCAGGTTGGGGTGGTCGTTGGAGAAGCCGCTGTTCACAAGGCTGATGACCAGCGAGACCTGGCCGTGCGTGGTGAACTTGAACGCATTCGACAGCAGGTTTTTCAGCACCTGCTGCAGGCGCGTGGTGTCGGTCATCATCGCGGTCGGCAGGTTTTCGCGCAGGTCGACCGAGAAGCCCAGGTGCTTGGCTTCTGCCATGTGGCGGAAGGTGCGGTCGACGTAGTTGCGCAGATTCTGGAAGCGGTATTCGGAAACGTCCAGGGTGACCGTGCCCGACTCGATCTTCGACAGGTCCAGAATATCGTTAATCAGCGTAAGCAAGTCGGAGCCGGAGCCGTGGATGGTCTTGGCGAATTCCACCTGCTTGCCCGACAGGTTGCCGTCCGGGTTGTCGCCCAGTTGCTGCGCCAGGATCAGCAGCGAATTCAATGGGGTGCGCAGCTCGTGCGACATATTGGCCAGGAACTCGGATTTGTACTTGGACGACAGCGCCAGCTGGGTGGCTTTTTCCTCCAGCGCCAGCTTGGCCTGTTCCACCTCGCGGTTTTTGCGTTCCACCTCGATGTTCTGCTCCGACAGCAGGCGGGCTTTTTCGGCCAGTTCCTGGTTGGTCTGTTGCAGTTCCTGCGCCAGCGACTGCGATTGCGTCAGCAGCGATTCGGTGCGGCTGTTCGCCTCGATGGTGTTGAGCACCACGCCGATCGATTCCATCAGCTGGTCGAGGAAGGACAGGTGGGTTTCGGTGAAGCGGTCCAGCGAGGCGATCTCGATGACCGCCTTGACCTGCTGCTCGAACAGAATCGGCAGCACGACGATGTTGGTCGGCGGCGCCGCGCCCAGGCCCGACGAGACGACGATGTAGTCGCGCGGCACGTCGGTCAGCCAGATGCGCACCTTCTCCAACGCGCACTGGCCCACCAGGCCTTCGCCCGGCAGGAAGGAGGTCGGCAGCTTGCGGCTGGAACGGTAGCCGTAGCTGGCGATCATGCGCAGGCGGGCGTCCGATTCCTGCGAGTCCATCATGTAGAACACGCCGTGGTGGGCCGACACCAGCGGCGCCAGCTCGGACAGAATCAGCTTGGTCACGGCCTGCAAGTCGCGCTGGCCCTGCAGCAGGCGGGTGAAACGCGCCAGGTTGGTCTTGAGCCAATCCTGCTGCGCGTTCTTGAGCGTCGTATCCTTCAGGTTGCGGATCATCTCGTTGATGTTGTCCTTCAGGTAGGATACCTCGCCGCGCGCTTCCACCTGGATGGAGCGCGACAAGTCGCCGCGCGTCACCGCGGTCGCCACCTCGGCGATCGCGCGCACCTGGTTGGTCAGGTTCGCCGCCAGCTGGTTGACGTTCTCGGTCAAGTCCTTCCACGTACCGGCCACGCCTGACACGTTGGCCTGGCCGCCCAGCTTACCCTCGGTGCCGACCTCGCGCGCCACCCGCGTCACTTCCGACGCGAACGACGACAGTTGGTCCACCATGACGTTGATGGTGTCTTTCAGCTCCAAAATCTCGCCCTTGACGTCCACCGTGATCTTTTTCGACAGGTCGCCGCGCGCCACGGCGGTGGTCACCGCCGCGATGTTACGCACCTGGCCCGTCAGGTTGGACGCCATGAAGTTGACGTTGTCGGTCAAGTCCTTCCAGGTGCCGCCGACGCCGGGCACATACGCCTGGCCGCCCAGCTTACCTTCCGTACCCACCTCGCGCGCCACCCGCGTCACCTCCGACGCGAACGAGGACAATTGATCCACCATCACGTTGATGGTGTTTTTCAGTTCCAGGATCTCGCCCTTGACGTCCACCGTGATCTTTTTAGACAGGTCGCCGTTGGCCACGGCGGTGGTCACGTCGGCGATGTTACGCACCTGGCCCGTGAGGTTACCCGCCATCGAGTTCACGCCGTCGGTCAAGTCCTTCCACGTGCCGGCGACACCGGGCACGTTGGCCTGGCCGCCCAGCTTTCCCTCGGTGCCGACCTCGCGCGCCACCCGCGTCACTTCCGACGCAAAGGAGTTCAACTGGTCGACCATCACGTTGATGGTGTTCTTCAGTTCCAGGATCTCGCCCTTGACGTCCACCGTGATCTTTTTCGACAAGTCGCCGTTGGCCACGGCGGTGGTCACGTCGGCGATGTTACGCACCTGACCCGTCAAGTTACCCGCCATCGAGTTAACCGAGTCGGTCAAGTCCTTCCAGGTGCCGGCCACGCCTTTCACCTGCGCTTGTCCGCCCAGCTTGCCCTCGGTGCCGACCTCCCGCGCCACGCGCGTGACCTCCGATGCGAACGAGGACAATTGGTCCACCATCACGTTGATGGTATTTTTCAGTTCGAGAATCTCGCCCTTGACGTCCACCGTGATCTTTTTCGACAAGTCGCCGTTGGCCACCGCCGTCGTCACCGCCGCGATGTTACGCACCTGGCCCGTCAGGTTGGACGCCATGAAGTTGACGTTGTCGGTCAAGTCCTTCCAGGTGCCGCCGACGCCCGGCACATACGCCTGTCCGCCCAGCTTACCCTCGGTGCCTACCTCGCGCGCCACCCGCGTCACCTCCGACGCGAAGGAGCGCAGCTGGTCCACCATGACGTTGATGGTGTCCTTCAGCTGCAGGATCTCGCCGCGCACATCGACCGTGATCTTCTTGGACAAGTCGCCGTTGGCCACGGCGGTGGTCACTTCGGCGATGTTACGCACCTGCGAGGTCAGGTTGCCCGCCATCGAGTTGACCGAGTCGGTCAAGTCCTTCCAGGTGCCGGCCACGCCTTTCACCTGCGCCTGGCCGCCCAGCTTACCCTCGGTGCCGACCTCGCGCGCCACGCGGGTAACCTCCGAGGAGAACGACGACAGCTGTTCCACCATCGTGTTGGCGGTGGTCGCCGCCCGCAGGTACTGCCCCTTGAGCGGATGGCCGTCGACCTCCAGCGCCATCGTCTGCGACAGGTCGCCTTTCGCCACCGCGCCGATGACGCGCGCCATTTCCGTGGTCGGGCGAACCAGGTCGTCGATCAGCGCATTGACCGCGCTGATGATGGTGGCCCAGCCGCCGGCCATGTTGGGCACCTGCGCGCGCTGCGTCAAACGGCCTTCGCGGCCGACCACGCGGCTCACGTCCGTGACCACGTGGACCATCTTTTCCTTGGTCTCGATAATGTCGTTCAGCGTGTCCGCTATTTTGCCGGACATGCCGGTCCAGTCGGAGGGCATGCGGGCGGAGAAGTCGCCTTTTTTCAGGGCCATCAGCGTCGCCAGCAGGATTTTCAGATCCAGCTGTTCGCCCAGGTCGGTCATGTTATTCATCGGCTTAATCCTCGTTGTTCAGGAGGGAATTGGTGGTGGATAGGGTTGAGAGGGTTGAAACGGGGAAGGGCGCGCCCGGCGCGACGTGCCGCAGCACGTCGCCGGCCGCCTGCGGCGGCGCAAAGAGCTCGCCCTGGCAGCTGTCGCAGCGCAGCTTGCGCAGTACCTCAAGTTGCTGGCGCTGGTCCACGCCCAGCGCCACGACGCGCATCGACAGGGCGCGCGCGAGGTGGATCACGGCGGCGACGATGTCGGTGCCGCCCTGGTCGTTGCCGATGGCGTGGATGAACACCGGGTCGATCTTCAGCACCTCGAGCTGCCAGCGCTTGCAGGCGGCCAGCGACGAGCGCGCGCTGCCGAAATCGTCCAGCGCGCCGCGCACGCCGGCCGCCTGCAGTTGCGCCAGCACCTGTTCGAGCGGGCCGGCGGCGCCCTGGAGCAGTTTTTCATTGAGTTCGATGCCGATGCTGCCAGGCGCCAGGCCGTGCATGCGCATCGCCGGCAGCAGCACCTGCAGCAGTTCGCCGTGCAGCTGCGGCGTGGCCAGGTTGATCCAGATGCACAGCGGCGCGGCGGGCTGGCCATCGTCGCCCGGCACCGCCCGCTGCCACAGCGCCGATTGCGAACACGCCTGGGCGATGACCCAGACATCGACCCGGTCCAGCAGCACGCGGTCCTGCACGTGCGGCAGGAACTGCGACGCCTCCAGCTCGCCCCGTTCGGGATGGTGCCAGTACAGACGCGCCTCGGCGGCGACGGTGCGGCCGCTGCGGATTTCGATTTGCGGCTGATAGCGCAGTTCCAGCTCGCCGCCGCTCATCGCCTGGCGCAGCTCCAGCGTCCATTGCGTGCGTTCGCGCTCGCGTACGTTCAGGCCTTCGTGGAAGAACTGCACCGGCGCCGCCGGATTCTGCTTGGCGTGATACATCGCGGTATCGGCGTGCTTCATCAGCAGCTGGGCGTTGGCGCCGTCCTGCGGGTACAGCGCGATGCCGATGCTGGACGCCGTTTTCAGGCGTTGGCCGCCGATCTCGAAGGGCAGGGCGCAGGCCATTTCGATCTTGCGCGCCACGCGGGCGGCGTTGGCCGAGGCGGCGCGCCCTTCGATCAGCACGACGAATTCGTCGCCGCCCAGGCGCGCGACGATGTCGGCCACGCGCACCGCCGCCGACAAGCGCGCCGACACCTGGCGCAGCAGCTCGTCGCCGGCTTCATGGCCGTAGTTGTCGTTGATTTGCTTGAATTTGTCGAGGTCCAGGAACAGCAACGCGAAGCCGATGCCGTTGCGGTCGGAGACGGCAACGGCGTGTTCCAGGTGCTGGATCAGCGCGCGGCGGTTGACCAGGTTGGTCAGCACGTCGCGCGTGGACAGGTCGTGCGCGCGCTGCTCGGCCACCTTGCGCTCTTTGATCTCCAGTTCCAGCTCGCCGTTGATGCGCTGCAGATCCTGCATGCGCTGCACGCGCAAATCCTGGTTGAGGCGCACCAGCTCCTCGGTCTTGCTTTGCAACTCCATGTTTTTCACCGCCATATCGACGAACACCGCCACCTTGGCCTGCAGGATCTGCGGGATCACCGGCGTAAACAGGTAGTCGGCGGCGCCGGCCTGGTAGGCGCGCAGCCGGTTCATTTCGTCGGCGTAGTGGGCGGTGATGAAGATGATCGGCACGCCGGCCGAGCGGGGATGCGAGTGGATCGCCTCGGCCGTCTCGAAACCGTCCATGCCCGGCATGCTGACGTCGAGCAAAATCACGGCGAATTCGTGCAGCAGCACGTGGCGCAGCGCTTCCTTGCCCGACGCTGCGGTGATCAGCTCGTATATCTGCTGTTCGACCGCATTTGTGAGCAAGCTTTCCAGCGCGTACAAGCTTGCCGGATCGTCATTGACGAGAAGAACTTTCGGGATCTGCACGGCGGGCTGTGTGGTTGTCGGGTTACGGTCCGGGGATGGAGTCTGGAAGGTAAAAGATACTCCTGTGTATCTGGGAGTCAAGCAATATTGTGCAATGCCGCAACATGGCGGTTTCGGTTATTGTATCTATCTGACAAGGTAGTTGGCAACGTTTTCACCCGGCTCGTAGAGTACAGGAAAGATATGCTCCCGCGCGCACGGTTAGCCTGAATGTTTTGTCGGTGTTTGTACGGTACAACAGGTGCGCGTTAGCGCCGGCGCTGGTTGATCCAGACCGGTGCGCTCCACAGCATTTTCCCATCGTTCTGCGTCACGCGCGCATAGTAAAAATGCGCGCCGGCCTTGGGGGTGAACACGGCCCTTGCCTTACGGCTGAGAACCTTCACCTCGCCGTTTCTTCGTGGCACGCCGGCAAACAGCTTGATAGCGGCCGGGCGCTGGCCTCGCTTGCCGGTGTAGCGTACCTGCAAGGTCAGCTTGCCGATGTTGTCGAAACGCTCACCCATCATGCGCCCGTTGGCCGTTAAAATCAGTTCGGCATGCTTGTCCATCGTCGCGTAGACGCGGCGGGCCTGGAGGGCGGCCAGGAAGGTGCCGGCGGTGAGCGGGTGGCCACGCTCGATCAGCACGCCCGTGCGATTCGGCGACGACGCGCCCCAGTTGGCGCAATGGTTGTCCTGGTTGCTGCTGAAGGCGATGTGATAGCCGGCTTCGAGCAGCTTGTTGCAACCGGCTTCGTAGGTGCTGTGCTGCGGCTCGGATTCGTCGTCGCGGCGGGAGAAGGCGTTGCTGTTCATCACCTCGCACAACACCATGGCGGCATCGCCGTCCGGGGTCCAGGCCAGCGGTTTGCCGCCGATGGCGAACTGGTCGGCCCTGGGGTGGTTGAACTGGCCGAGCCAGCCGCGCTGGCGCATCTGCGCGTACAGGCTGGCGTAATCGCTCCGGGGTGTGGCGGTGTCGGCCAGCAACGCGCCGGCGGCGTTGCGCTCCCATCCGAGCAGCTCGGCGCTGTTGAGGATGTTCAAATGGCCGCCGTTGTTGATCACACCCCATTCCTGTCCATAAACGGCGAGGAATCCGGGATGGGCCAGGTTCCAGGTGCTGGCCGCGCGCAGGCCGCTCTGGTAGAGCGCCTTGACGGCCGTCGGGTCGGCGCCGGCGTTGGTGCCGTCGGACCCGTCGAACATGTGGTTGTGCTCGGACGTCATCAGGAAATCGAGGCCGTGCCGCTGCGCGTAACCGAAGGCCTCGGTGGGCCCGAGCGCCGCGCTCTGCGGCGCTTGCGAGCCGGTGCAGTGGTCGAGCGCGCCGCCGCCGTCGCTGTGGTTGGTCTGGCTGTGCAGGTTGCCGAGGTAGGTCGTGTAGCGCGTCGCGCGGGGGCCGGCCGGCGCCGGAGCGGTGGAAAATGCCGGTAGACGGGCGATCGATGGCGTCGGGGCGGGCAGACCCACGGCCACGTCCCAAGTTTGTTCTACATCAATATCGTTATCGAGTGTGTTGCCGATACTCATTTCAATGCCGGCGCGCAAGCGCAGGTGGTAGATGCCCGACCGCATGCGGGCAGCCCGCCCGACGCGCGCGGCCGTGCTCCAGCGGATCGCCACCTGCACCGGGGCGGCGGCGAGCGTTTGCCGTCCGTTCCAATGCTTGAGTACGTGTCCATCGTCACGCAATAATTCCAGGCGCCAACGCACTTGTTGCGTTCGCTCACTATCCGGGTAGTGGAAATGCAGTGTAATGGTCCGGATACCTTTGTTGTCCGCATGAAAGGGTGTTTGTAGCACGGCCTCGAATTCGCGATGGTCCGACGTCGAGGCCTTGCTGTCTCCTGGCATGGCCCCGCAGGCGCAGCAGAAGACCGCCAGGACAGTGACGGATACAACAGATGTGGCGGGCATGGCGTGCTCCTCTGATGTGTATTCTTACAGACTCATCAATTAGAGCGCCCGTTATGGCGTAAGGTTCCGTTAAAATTCTCACCAAATCTATCAAATTCTTTCGCTGGTTACTCGACGGCATTAATAGTATGCTGCTGTGATGCAAAAGTTTTTATGATTTGTTGTCTATCCCGAAAGAATTGAGTGATGGCGCATGCTTAAATCGGCTAACAGCAGAAAGACCGCCGTCCGGTCGCGCGCGCTGTTCTGGGCGGCGGGCTGGACCCTGGCGATGGCGATGGGCGCGACCTTGTATGGCGTCGCCACGCGGATTGTCGAGGCCGACGCCGGCCAGCGTTTCGAGAACCTGGCCCGCAGCACGCAGTACGCGATCTCGGCGCGCATCAAGGCGTATTCCGACCTGACGCGGGGCCTGGTCGCGCTGTTCCAGACCAGCGACAACCTGAGCCGCCAGCAGTTCCACCAATACGTGTCGGGACTCGATTTGCCGCGCCAGTTTCCGGCCATCGCGATGCTCAGCTGGGCGCCGGTGGTCACCGACGCCGAGCGCGACGCCTTTGTCGCGGCGGTGCGCGCCGACCGCAGCCTGTCGCCGCAGGGCTATCCCCGCTTCGACATCCGGCCGGCCGGGCGCCGCCCGTCCTACGCGCCGCTGACCTACGTCGAACCGAACAACTTGCTTGACGAGAAAATGGGCCTCGATCTGGCGACCAATGCGGTGGTTGAACGATTGAACGCGGCGGCGCGCGACAGCGGCCAGGTCAGCGCCTCGGGCCAGCCCTTCGTGATCGAACAGCCGCAGCGGCAGATCGCGCTGGGCATGCGCTTGCCGGTGTACCGGCGCAATATGCCGCTGGCCGACGTCACCGAGCGCCGCGCAGCCTACCTGGGATCGGTGGGGCTGGGCTTCAGCGTGGCCAAGCTGGTGCAGGGCGCCATCGACGAGATGACGGTGCGCCAGGTGCATTTGACCTTGTACGCCGACGGCAGCACCGACGTCGAGCAGCGCCGCCTGGTGATCGAAAAACAGGACCGCCTGCTGTTCACCGATACCGGCGCGACCACGGTGACGCCGTTGTCGGCGGCCGAACGCGGCGACTATCTGGAGTCGGTGCTGCCGATCGATTTCAATGGCAGCTTGTGGAAGGCCCACTTCCAGGTGAAGAAATCGCAGCTGCTGACCGGCTTCGATGTCTACTTCCCCTGGCTGGCGGGGTTGACCGGGTTCGCCGGCACCTTGCTGCTATATAGCTATCTGGCGGTGCTGTATTCGTCGCGCCGGCGCGCCGTCAAGCACCGGGTGCTGCTCGACACGGTGCTTAACAACGTCGACGCCCACGTCTACATGAAGGACCAGAACCGCCGCTTCATCTATGTCAACGCCCGCATGGCGCACAGCCTGGGCATGCCGGTGCAGGACATCGTCGGCAAACTCGATAGCGAGTTGATGCCGGCCGCCGCCGCCGACGCCGCGTGGGCGCTGGAGCAGCCCGTGTTCCAGGAAAACGTCAAGCGCTCCGGCGAGACCCAGTTCGTCGGCGCCGACGGCGAGGTGCAGTACCACTGGACCGTCAGGGCGCCGGTGGAGATCGGCCGCTCGGTGACGGCGGTGATCGGCATGTCGACCGACG encodes:
- a CDS encoding response regulator yields the protein MNNMTDLGEQLDLKILLATLMALKKGDFSARMPSDWTGMSGKIADTLNDIIETKEKMVHVVTDVSRVVGREGRLTQRAQVPNMAGGWATIISAVNALIDDLVRPTTEMARVIGAVAKGDLSQTMALEVDGHPLKGQYLRAATTANTMVEQLSSFSSEVTRVAREVGTEGKLGGQAQVKGVAGTWKDLTDSVNSMAGNLTSQVRNIAEVTTAVANGDLSKKITVDVRGEILQLKDTINVMVDQLRSFASEVTRVAREVGTEGKLGGQAYVPGVGGTWKDLTDNVNFMASNLTGQVRNIAAVTTAVANGDLSKKITVDVKGEILELKNTINVMVDQLSSFASEVTRVAREVGTEGKLGGQAQVKGVAGTWKDLTDSVNSMAGNLTGQVRNIADVTTAVANGDLSKKITVDVKGEILELKNTINVMVDQLNSFASEVTRVAREVGTEGKLGGQANVPGVAGTWKDLTDGVNSMAGNLTGQVRNIADVTTAVANGDLSKKITVDVKGEILELKNTINVMVDQLSSFASEVTRVAREVGTEGKLGGQAYVPGVGGTWKDLTDNVNFMASNLTGQVRNIAAVTTAVARGDLSKKITVDVKGEILELKDTINVMVDQLSSFASEVTRVAREVGTEGKLGGQANVSGVAGTWKDLTENVNQLAANLTNQVRAIAEVATAVTRGDLSRSIQVEARGEVSYLKDNINEMIRNLKDTTLKNAQQDWLKTNLARFTRLLQGQRDLQAVTKLILSELAPLVSAHHGVFYMMDSQESDARLRMIASYGYRSSRKLPTSFLPGEGLVGQCALEKVRIWLTDVPRDYIVVSSGLGAAPPTNIVVLPILFEQQVKAVIEIASLDRFTETHLSFLDQLMESIGVVLNTIEANSRTESLLTQSQSLAQELQQTNQELAEKARLLSEQNIEVERKNREVEQAKLALEEKATQLALSSKYKSEFLANMSHELRTPLNSLLILAQQLGDNPDGNLSGKQVEFAKTIHGSGSDLLTLINDILDLSKIESGTVTLDVSEYRFQNLRNYVDRTFRHMAEAKHLGFSVDLRENLPTAMMTDTTRLQQVLKNLLSNAFKFTTHGQVSLVISLVNSGFSNDHPNLIHADAVLSFAVSDTGVGIASDKLQLIFEAFQQADGSTARKYGGTGLGLSISRELARLLGGEIRVESVVGNGSTFTLFLPYNRAGFINYDMGRQPQVRLPMPAAPAPHIVYSAPHYSELSMPEHDSAAAAGELDADISEYSTSDDRGLVAPGDPSVLIIEDDERFAKIVLGFAREKNFKGVVTMQGDSALSLARDYLPSAILLDLDLPDIDGFTVLDRLKRDPSTRHIPVHVMSSLRERERALRLGAISYLNKPVSKAALQEEFARIQKFLLGGKRSLLVVDDEPAQRDSIVALIGDADLHIVAVDTGKAALEALREQRFDCMVLDLTLPDISGFDLLDIIGKDESLRDLPIVINTAKDLNRKEVAKLKRYAKTIVIKDARSPERLLDETALFLHRSQASLPEAQRRMLEEIHAADGGLAGRKVLIVDDDLRNIFALSSLLERQQMQVSFAENGRDGIEVLEKDPTIEIVLMDIMMPEMDGYDTMRAIRRIPKFKSLPIITLTAKAMKGDRDKCIAAGASDYITKPVDVAQLLSLMRVWLH
- a CDS encoding EAL domain-containing protein — protein: MQIPKVLLVNDDPASLYALESLLTNAVEQQIYELITAASGKEALRHVLLHEFAVILLDVSMPGMDGFETAEAIHSHPRSAGVPIIFITAHYADEMNRLRAYQAGAADYLFTPVIPQILQAKVAVFVDMAVKNMELQSKTEELVRLNQDLRVQRMQDLQRINGELELEIKERKVAEQRAHDLSTRDVLTNLVNRRALIQHLEHAVAVSDRNGIGFALLFLDLDKFKQINDNYGHEAGDELLRQVSARLSAAVRVADIVARLGGDEFVVLIEGRAASANAARVARKIEMACALPFEIGGQRLKTASSIGIALYPQDGANAQLLMKHADTAMYHAKQNPAAPVQFFHEGLNVRERERTQWTLELRQAMSGGELELRYQPQIEIRSGRTVAAEARLYWHHPERGELEASQFLPHVQDRVLLDRVDVWVIAQACSQSALWQRAVPGDDGQPAAPLCIWINLATPQLHGELLQVLLPAMRMHGLAPGSIGIELNEKLLQGAAGPLEQVLAQLQAAGVRGALDDFGSARSSLAACKRWQLEVLKIDPVFIHAIGNDQGGTDIVAAVIHLARALSMRVVALGVDQRQQLEVLRKLRCDSCQGELFAPPQAAGDVLRHVAPGAPFPVSTLSTLSTTNSLLNNED
- a CDS encoding CehA/McbA family metallohydrolase, producing the protein MRDDGHVLKHWNGRQTLAAAPVQVAIRWSTAARVGRAARMRSGIYHLRLRAGIEMSIGNTLDNDIDVEQTWDVAVGLPAPTPSIARLPAFSTAPAPAGPRATRYTTYLGNLHSQTNHSDGGGALDHCTGSQAPQSAALGPTEAFGYAQRHGLDFLMTSEHNHMFDGSDGTNAGADPTAVKALYQSGLRAASTWNLAHPGFLAVYGQEWGVINNGGHLNILNSAELLGWERNAAGALLADTATPRSDYASLYAQMRQRGWLGQFNHPRADQFAIGGKPLAWTPDGDAAMVLCEVMNSNAFSRRDDESEPQHSTYEAGCNKLLEAGYHIAFSSNQDNHCANWGASSPNRTGVLIERGHPLTAGTFLAALQARRVYATMDKHAELILTANGRMMGERFDNIGKLTLQVRYTGKRGQRPAAIKLFAGVPRRNGEVKVLSRKARAVFTPKAGAHFYYARVTQNDGKMLWSAPVWINQRRR